In one window of Pseudochaenichthys georgianus chromosome 5, fPseGeo1.2, whole genome shotgun sequence DNA:
- the LOC117446250 gene encoding uncharacterized protein has protein sequence MMKTLCVAALVLSLSSVCQPAPLACEKLLQPVDKAPDLSGRWYMIAISSSCILQLVSRVLLPSVHMEVTSKETPNVFDYLIKLKMHGLCSNETEQFLQENNKLFDVDSNNIADGDPDLLLQTGCSDCIITKGDSVLNLLILFSRRTNITAAELKEFETQAECLGLTKPQLLDSDHDFTNCLSNEDEEAVASLFRTIQQRLNDNYAISLKCIAESSLYYPKAAFEWAQETWASLW, from the exons ATGATGAAGACTCTGTGTGTCGCTGCTCTTGTGCTGAGTCTCTCCTCAGTGTGCCAGCCTGCGCCGCTGGCCTGTGAGAAGCTGCTGCAGCCAGTGGACAAGGCTCCAGAT TTATCTGGGAGGTGGTATATGATAGCCATATCTTCGTCCTGTATATTACAGTTAGTTTCCAGAGTGTTATTGCCAAGTGTTCACATGGAAGTTACCTCCAAAGAGACACCAAACGTTTTCGATTACCTCATCAAACTGAAAAT GCATGGACTCTGCTCTAATGAAACAGAACAATTTTTACAGGAGAACAACAAGCTCTTTGATGTAGATAGCAACA ACATTGCAGATGGTGACCCTGATTTGCTTCTGCAGACTGGCTGTTCTGACTGCATCATTACAAAGGGGGACAGTGTCCTGAATTTACTCATCTTATTTA GCAGGAGAACAAACATTACCGCTGCTGAGCTGAAGGAATTTGAGACCCAGGCAGAGTGTCTCGGCTTGACCAAGCCGCAGCTTTTAGACTCAGATCATG ATTTTACAAACTGCCTATCAAACGAAGATGAAGAAGCTGTGGCTAGTTTATTTCGCACCATTCAACAAAGATTGAATGACAATTATGCCATATCCCTCAAATGTATCGCTGAGTCTTCTCTGTATTACCCCAAGGCTGCCTTCGAGTGGGCTCAGGAAACATGGGCCAGTCTTTGGTGA